One Streptomyces sp. NBC_00223 genomic window carries:
- a CDS encoding putative protein N(5)-glutamine methyltransferase, giving the protein MSEIASQPSEPVLVATLRAAGCVFAEDEARLLTAAARTPGELAAMVERRAAGLPLEHVIGWAEFGGLRIAVDPGVFVPRRRTELLVREAARLGRPGAVVLDLCCGSGAVGVALAAALGRVELHAADLDPAAVRCARRNVGAAGGRVHEGDLFDPLPADLRGRVDVLAANVPYVPTGDVGFLPPEAREHEALIALDGGPDGLDVLRRVAAGAPGWLAPGGSLLFETSERQAALAAGVVEAAGLRPRVVSDDGLYATVVTGTRAAR; this is encoded by the coding sequence ATGTCGGAAATCGCATCACAACCGTCCGAACCGGTTCTCGTCGCCACCCTGCGCGCGGCCGGCTGCGTCTTCGCCGAGGACGAGGCGCGGCTGCTCACCGCCGCCGCCCGCACCCCGGGCGAACTCGCCGCCATGGTCGAGCGGCGCGCCGCCGGTCTGCCGCTGGAACACGTCATCGGCTGGGCCGAGTTCGGCGGACTGCGGATCGCCGTGGACCCCGGGGTCTTCGTACCCCGCCGCCGTACCGAACTCCTGGTCCGGGAGGCGGCCCGGCTCGGCCGCCCCGGAGCCGTCGTCCTGGACCTGTGCTGCGGCTCGGGCGCGGTCGGCGTGGCGCTCGCCGCGGCCCTGGGCCGGGTCGAACTGCACGCCGCCGACCTCGACCCGGCCGCGGTGCGCTGCGCCCGCCGCAACGTCGGCGCCGCGGGCGGGCGGGTCCACGAGGGCGACCTGTTCGACCCGCTGCCCGCGGACCTGCGCGGGCGCGTCGACGTGCTCGCCGCCAACGTGCCCTACGTGCCCACAGGGGACGTCGGCTTTCTGCCGCCGGAGGCCCGGGAGCACGAGGCGCTGATCGCGCTCGACGGCGGCCCCGACGGGCTCGACGTGCTGCGCCGGGTGGCCGCCGGGGCGCCCGGCTGGCTGGCGCCGGGCGGCTCACTGCTCTTCGAGACCAGCGAGCGGCAGGCCGCCCTCGCTGCCGGGGTCGTCGAAGCCGCCGGACTGCGGCCGCGCGTGGTGAGCGACGACGGGCTGTACGCGACGGTCGTGACCGGGACGCGCGCGGCCCGCTGA